A portion of the Colias croceus chromosome 25, ilColCroc2.1 genome contains these proteins:
- the LOC123703277 gene encoding uncharacterized protein LOC123703277, with protein MHYKVLALLAFAALVKCHDIAIGSNTNGRKIYEEKKQASPAIWRQDDNVTISANDGEVISRVVVHDLRAEKDGEVKIIDGGEGQKNVTLELKSPTALRGYEFHIEVYAIPDQKSDQPKTMNSNDDVSMDSKTNVPTKDNAPAIIAKEENARASRTIMTEDKDSDVNISIPVSANEFTTAEPEKKESTDNTTEVPKSIEASTEDNMKKSKTDAENHEIVEFVLDDMNDQSEKAALTSDSLKKENSPVEVARTNDSQEDAYKMETTTQSDDITSTTSNSEEDYGKIDLESSKVPSIIFKMEPPMDKETPASDWKRQDSRFDVPIMKNLGNQRY; from the coding sequence ATGCATTACAAAGTGTTAGCTCTTCTTGCCTTTGCGGCTTTAGTTAAGTGCCACGATATAGCAATTGGTTCCAATACTAATGGCAGAAAAAtatacgaagaaaaaaaacaagccAGTCCCGCTATTTGGAGACAAGATGACAATGTTACAATATCAGCAAATGATGGCGAAGTTATAAGCAGAGTTGTTGTGCACGATTTAAGAGCAGAAAAAGATGGAgaagttaaaattattgatgGTGGAGAAGGACAGAAGAATGTTACATTGGAACTGAAAAGTCCAACCGCTTTACGGGGATACGAATTCCATATAGAAGTGTACGCAATTCCCGATCAAAAATCAGACCAACCTAAAACAATGAACAGCAACGATGATGTTTCTATGGATTCAAAAACTAACGTTCCAACAAAGGACAACGCACCTGCTATTATCGCTAAGGAAGAAAATGCACGAGCTTCACGCACTATCATGACTGAGGATAAAGACAGCGATGTGAACATTAGCATACCGGTCTCTGCAAATGAATTTACAACCGCTGAAccagaaaaaaaagaaagcaCCGACAATACAACTGAAGTGCCAAAAAGTATCGAAGCATCTACCGAAGATAACATGAAAAAATCAAAGACTGACGCGGAAAACCATGAAATTGTCGAATTCGTGCTAGACGATATGAACGATCAGTCTGAAAAAGCAGCTTTGACTTCGGATAGcttaaagaaagaaaatagtCCTGTAGAAGTAGCCCGTACTAATGATTCTCAGGAAGATGCTTATAAAATGGAAACTACAACTCAAAGTGACGATATAACAAGCACGACTAGTAACAGTGAAGAAGACTACGGAAAAATCGATTTGGAATCTTCTAAAGTTCcctctattattttcaaaatggaaCCGCCTATGGACAAAGAAACGCCAGCAAGCGATTGGAAGCGACAAGATTCCCGATTCGACGTACCTATAATGAAAAACTTGGGCAATCAAAGGTATTAA
- the LOC123703054 gene encoding trichohyalin-like — protein MGPKIPKDGPGPRGAPDCYYTSRVLNSTFRYVKFIKKLRAEEEDQRRGNENKLKELKDKQNSDFFIRCDRRSLINNVARRVDLCMASYEEDLKQKRQKLIDLYAFEEQENIRKFVEQAQAGAAAVWEDKKNRLQYLLAKRKKEHEDKYKDTPLSKCAHVLPCIYKLRAKEAQEIQLYQIKEKEARKMAEKEFDKMWYEVAMKESEALAARMEQDAIERYRKDLDCKKYTDYQLEQRKIQREKEREMLKEESRRFKAMWDEDIRKEQEEENKRAEQRKETARERKRMIEERQEMLHKQQQADKLIADTWDSLAGQGLADEKAAILLRRRKEVELDECNKKLLELKKQYEDIDKLAEGPLAEEARKRQEYIDNKRCEYLAWAQKTNREVRQAMIEQIKDRQEAREKLKEKLAEQDEYQRQLFEQLEKLSDHKQYTDAQKRKLHQRQLVEQIEYNKLLKERACQEELDQIRKCQLATEEYQREINRMLSRPFFTEEVHPFMKQIAKGPKMPEKCPCSKPDYCK, from the exons atgggaCCCAAAATACCAAAAGATGGACCGGGACCGAGAGGCGCACCTGATTGTTATTAT acATCTCGCGTACTAAACTCAACGTTTCGTTACgtgaaattcataaaaaaacttCGAGCAGAAGAAGAGGACCAAAGACGAGGCAATGAGAATAAGCTAAAGGAACTGAAGGATAAACAGAATAGTGACTTCTTTATACGATGCGATCGGAG gtctCTAATAAACAATGTCGCTCGTCGAGTTGATTTGTGCATGGCTTCATATGAAGAGGATCTGAAACAGAAAAGACAGAA ATTAATAGATCTATACGCGTTCGAAGAACAAGAGAACATACGTAAATTCGTGGAACAAGCGCAGGCCGGGGCCGCTGCAGTATGGGAGGATAAAAAGAATAGACTGCAATATCTATTGGCTAAAAGGAAGAAGGAACATGAAGATAAATATAAGGATACGCCGTT ATCTAAATGCGCGCACGTATTACCATGCATATACAAATTGCGCGCAAAAGAAGCGCAAGAGATTCAATTGtatcaaataaaagaaaaagagGCGCGAAAAATGGCCGAAAAAGAGTTCGACAAAATGTGGTATGAAGTCGCTATGAAGGAGTCTGAAGCTctg GCGGCTCGTATGGAACAAGATGCCATAGAACGTTACCGTAAAGACCTCGATTGTAAGAAGTACACGGATTATCAGTTGGAACAGAGAAAGATTCAGAGGGAGAAAGAGAGAGAGATGCTGAAAGAGGAGTCTAGGAGATTCAAGGCCATGTGGGATGAGGATATAAGGAAGGAGCAGGAAG AGGAAAACAAACGCGCGGAACAGCGCAAAGAGACAGCAAGAGAACGCAAGAGAATGATTGAAGAGAGACAAGAGATGTTACACAAACAGCAGCAGGCGGATAAACTGATAGCGGACACGTGGGACTCGCTCGCGGGACAGGGATTGGCTGATGAGAAGGCCGCCATCTTGTTGAGGAGACGGAAAGAG gttgAACTAGAcgaatgcaataaaaaattactagAATTGAAGAAACAATACGAAGACATAGATAAACTAGCGGAAGGGCCGCTCGCTGAGGAAGCTAGGAAAAGGCAAGAATATATCGATAACAAGAGATGTGAATATTTGGCGTGGGCGCAGAAAACTAATCGA gAAGTACGTCAAGCGATGATAGAACAAATAAAGGACCGCCAAGAAGCGAGAGAGAAGTTGAAAGAGAAACTCGCGGAACAAGATGAATACCAGAGACAATTGTTTGAACAGCTCGAGAAGTTATCTGACCATAAACAATACACAGATGCGCAGAAACGCAAACTGCACCAGAGACAATTGGTCGAACAGATTgagtataataaattgttgaag GAGCGAGCTTGTCAAGAAGAATTGGATCAAATCAGAAAATGTCAGCTTGCTACTGAAGAATATCAACGGGAAATTAATAGAATGCTTTCCAG acCATTCTTCACCGAGGAAGTGCATCCATTTATGAAGCAAATAGCAAAGGGACCGAAAATGCCGGAAAAATGCCCATGTTCTAAACCAGACTATTGTAAATGA
- the LOC123703280 gene encoding uncharacterized protein LOC123703280 yields the protein MENHEKSLRIDLENRPYRYLQKMTKSLSLPSNFKKIYLIDLIVARKRGKEDEVRRIIAKVKQERAKSSQFRRQSKRKTMQDTENIIARRLLYSPPITATPKHSQLTLQRLNKRRSLLKRLNESPYAEPNRMLHSCKGRNIGNVTDVIKAHTSGGCMKIVSRQNSFQLSELTVQLQPWATLTPVRHRHHMYHNESTQSQSPARRQRTVSGIYPIQNDVQTNGVSLRRKDGTISIINAIVERRTYERKTQTDNTEDILNNLEETTPINNNLVQNLSITDSAFSEVNNSIDSCYSEVRVEDTMWKHENALPSISDAFSKFNGRDYSQPLYVQVSEYETIPMSTTYIPNPNPIILEKFYSFNTNSLANGLLQKATAAHTTSVFSTYTVMLTKVQPSATSMPLLHPSNSESFGRNDMNQHFVNYSSCSKQEMQQDSLYSEEVYNSSVSSVDTSQDIGASVTIPEMVEDALEIISQDGDYLERIGMDSTKLLCALCNWAGPTVMMEYHLRKEHADQILKQNKSEWNITYTLGSLVSDSMWHSKVIEYNSSFYVLSAKYEDPDCFMVTLSSLSPNIITNTGSITIYNKVTGEPHTWQGDIEPLPPNLPYKNHLNCLKLNLATLDLLPNSANLKLVNGELVMESPSKVVVGQPELNDIHIILFVRLLNF from the exons atGGAAAATCATGAAAAATCATTAAGAATTGATCTGGAAAATAGACCATACCGTTATCTtcaaaaaatgactaaatCCTTATCTTTACCATCGAATTTCAAG aaaatatatctCATAGATTTGATTGTGGCCAGAAAGCGGGGCAAAGAAGATGAAGTAAGAAGAATTATAGCTAAGGTTAAACAAGAAAGAGCTAAATCTTCTCAGTTCCGTAGGCAGAGTAAACGGAAAACTATGCAG GACACAGAAAACATAATAGCAAGGCGACTTTTATACTCTCCGCCTATAACAGCAACACCTAAACACAGCCAGCTAACGCTACAGCGATTAAACAAACGCCGCAGTTTATTAAAACGTCTAAACGAAAGCCCTTACGCCGAACCTAATAGAATGTTACATTCATGTAAAGGTCGAAATATAGGAAACGTTACAGATGTTATAAAAGCTCACACCTCAGGTGGATGTATGAAAATAGTGAGTCGGCAGAATTCGTTCCAATTGTCTGAGTTAACTGTTCAATTGCAACCTTGGGCGACGCTAACACCTGTGAGACATCGCCATCATATGTATCACAATGAA AGTACACAATCACAGTCTCCAGCAAGGCGTCAAAGAACAGTAAGCGGAATATATCCAATACAAAACGATGTACAGACAAACGGAGTGAGCCTGCGACGAAAAGACGGAACAATATCGATAATAAACGCTATCGTCGAAAGACGTACTTACGAACGAAAAACACAAACAGACAACACGGAAGATATACTAAACAATCTGGAAGAAACTACAccgattaataataatttggtcCAAAATCTGTCGATAACAGATTCTGCGTTTAGTGAAGTGAATAATTCGATAGATAGTTGCTATAGTGAAGTTAGAGTTGAAGACACAATGTGGAAGCATGAAAATGCACTGCCGAGTATCAGTGATGCGTTCAGTAAGTTTAACGGCAGGGATTATTCGCAACCTTTGTATGTGCAAGTTAGCGAGTATGAGACAA TTCCAATGTCCACAACATACATTCCAAACCCTAATCCAATAATATTGGAAaagttttattcattcaatacTAATTCGCTAGCAAATGGTTTGTTGCAAAAGGCAACTGCGGCTCACACTACAAGCGTGTTCAGTACATATACGGTTATGTTGAC GAAAGTACAACCCTCTGCCACATCTATGCCTCTATTGCACCCTT CAAACTCCGAGAGTTTCGGTCGCAACGACATGAACCAACATTTTGTGAACTACTCGTCTTGTTCTAAACAGGAAATGCAACAGGATTCTTTGTATTCtgaag AAGTATACAATTCGTCTGTATCGTCCGTGGACACGAGCCAGGATATCGGCGCTTCCGTCACTATACCGGAAATGGTGGAAGACGCGTTGGAAATTATTAGCCAAGATGgc GATTATTTGGAGCGCATCGGAATGGACAGTACGAAGTTATTGTGCGCGCTCTGCAACTGGGCTGGACCCACGGTTATGATGGAGTACCATTTGAGAAAG gAGCACGCAGACCAAATACTAAAACAGAATAAATCTGAATGGAACATAACATACACATTGGGAAGTCTTGTATCAGATTCGATGTGGCATAGCAAAGTGATAGAGTACAATTCGTCTTTCTATGTGTTAAGTGCTAAGTATGAAGATCCGGACTGTTTTATGGTCACTTTGTCG TCACTATCACCGaacataataacaaatacaGGTTCAATTACCATTTACAACAAAGTGACCGGAGAACCACACACATGGCAGGGCGATATAGAGCCGTTACCCCCAAACTTGCCATATAAAAACCATTTAAATTGCCTTAAATTGAACCTGGCAACACTTGATTTATTGCCCAATAGCGCTAACTTGAAGTTAGTTAATGGGGAATTAGTTATGGAGTCGCCAAGCAAAGTTGTTGTAGGACAACCTGAATTGAACGATatacacattattttgtttgttagattattgaatttttag